Proteins from one Oncorhynchus masou masou isolate Uvic2021 chromosome 12, UVic_Omas_1.1, whole genome shotgun sequence genomic window:
- the LOC135549915 gene encoding DNA-binding protein RFX5-like, with the protein MTEDRLKADPSKREGLDSGEGDTEPSLLLQKLKSNISKNIQGKVDVILQDVQRFSDNDKLYLYLQLPSGPSSGEKSSSSSSSDPSSFNTADQLHTCNWIRSHLEEHVDTCLPKQDVYETYKRYCENLQHRPLSAANFGKIIRDIFPNIKARRLGGRGQSKYCYSGIRRKTVLNMPLLPNLDLKNDPSELTELVQTYKQEVTEAACELICDWAQKILKRSFDTVVEIARFLVQEHIVNPRCSQAELVTSAAMAGGPAKPHKVIKKNPIPSKGGGPETEGSSSDAKRDKEVGDQSSPGTLQSSDKPTKGAESVRPGGRDLQVEALMKHLPRILPRSSVPDKSQGGALPVMILPHTVSLSYPEKAPPVTMVPVAPTSVVQRARAVTKRALEAPTATSGGPEPGCTPVKRKRGRPRKPRPEDTTSPQPPPPSLPSVNQAHITKSLTGGVIQKACSSSSSSQVVEVVFQDQHAVVLGQLHSVADSGNPEHRGVVLETDPRPLLLLPGTSHANWDMGRAMVEVIQRAPRPPTTKNNNNSQSIPQHRLPLPTLLEDRGEVEITLTPMEPSEDLPTPTTQASSEGRPAPDDSTKVERP; encoded by the exons ATGACGGAGGACAGGTTGAAGGCAGACCCCTCCAAGCGGGAGGGTCTGGACtcaggagagggagacacagagccTAGCCTGCTGCTGCAGAAACTAAAGAGCAACATCTC TAAGAATATACAGGGGAAAGTGGATGTTATCCTG CAAGATGTGCAGCGCTTCTCTGACAACGACAAACTCTACCTTTACCTCCAGCTGCCTTCTGGCCCCAGTTCAGGGGAGAAAAG cagcagcagcagcagcagtgaccCCAGTTCCTTCAACACAGCTGACCAGCTGCACACCTGCAACTGGATCCGCAGCCACCTGGAGGAGCACGTAGACACCTGCCTGCCCAAGCAAGACGTCTACGAGACATACAA GAGATACTGTGAAAACCTGCAGCACCGGCCTCTGAGTGCTGCCAACTTTGGGAAGATCATACGTGACATCTTCCCCAACATCAAAGCCCGGAGGCTCGGTGGCAGGGGACAGTCCAA GTATTGTTATAGTGGAATCCGTAGGAAGACAGTGCTAAACATGCCACTGTTGCCAAACCTGGACCTGAAAAATGACCCA TCGGAGCTGACGGAGCTGGTGCAGACCTACAAGCAAGAGGTGACGGAGGCGGCTTGTGAGCTCATCTGTGATTGGGCCCAGAAGATCCTCAAACGTTCCTTCGACACAGTGGTCGAGATCGCCCGTTTTCTTGTGCAGGAGCACATCGTCAACCCACGCTGCAGCCAGGCTGAACTCGTCACTTCTGCCGCGATGGCAG GAGGACCTGCAAAGCCCCACAAGGTGATCAAGAAGAACCCAATACCGTCAAAAGGAGGTGGGCCGGAGACAGAAGGGAGCAGCTCTGATGCTAAG AGGGATAAAGAAGTTGGGGATCAGTCGTCACCGGGGACACTGCAGTCCAGTGACAAGCCAACCAAAGGGGCGGAGTCAGTACGCCCGGGGGGTCGTGACCTGCAGGTGGAGGCTCTGATGAAGCACCTGCCCCGAATCCTGCCTCGCAGCTCCGTCCCGGATAAGTCCCAAGGCGGCGCCCTCCCCGTTATGATCCTCCCCCACACCGTCAGCCTATCCTACCCAGAAAAAGCCCCGCCGGTTACCATGGTGCCCGTGGCACCGACGTCAGTGGTGCAGAGGGCCCGTGCCGTGACCAAACGGGCCCTCGAGGCTCCGACTGCAACCAGCGGAGGCCCCGAGCCGGGATGCACGCCGGTCAAACGGAAACGAGGACGACCCAGGAAGCCACGGCCAGAGGACACCACCTCTCCGCAACCGCCCCCTCCATCCTTACCTTCGGTCAACCAAGCCCACATCACGAAGTCCCTCACTGGAGGGGTGATCCAGAAAGCCtgctcgtcctcctcctcttcccaggtGGTGGAGGTCGTGTTCCAGGACCAGCATGCCGTGGTGCTCGGCCAGCTACATTCGGTAGCGGACTCTGGCAACCCAGAGCACCGGGGTGTGGTGCTCGAGACTGACCCACGgcccctgctgctgctgccagggACCAGCCACGCAAACTGGGACATGGGCAGGGCTATGGTAGAGGTCATCCAGAGGGCACCGAGACCCCCCACCACCAAGAACAACAACAACTCCCAGTCTATCCCCCAGCACCGCCTGCCCCTGCCCACTTTGCTGGAGGATCGAGGTGAGGTGGAGATCACCCTCACCCCCATGGAGCCTTCGGAAGATCTGCCGACCCCCACCACCCAGGCTAGCTCGGAGGGCCGCCCTGCGCCTGATGACAGCACTAAGGTTGAAAGACCCTAG